One genomic segment of Amycolatopsis sp. Hca4 includes these proteins:
- a CDS encoding phospholipase D-like domain-containing protein, which yields MAPKFKALTAAVGALLALAGSGVAHAAPAAVTADATGMEAIFNNPPENGDRDHSIETRLVQLANGTPAGAEIHVSLFSWTRPALAEALKAAQARGVKVRIALDGAADDDPANTAMPILKSAGLTQLVFCGTGGDNTGCIAHDGSPHSINHDKLWMFSETEGKKDVVVIGSYNLTTVQGNLFNNALLTYGDADLYGFYLGHMQKMLAQRKTNDYFDTAGYHKTLTTMVTSYLSPRADSKGGDSEEFATDTWAQLLKYVTKYEAGCSLDVVQANIADSRTPVVDELVRIGKLGCKVRIVYDDMGTAALAALKGKANVTLKRFNTTVGDREISVHSKYMLYTGNYSEKAGRQLVFTGSHNISGAALRDNDEILVKVENAGISAAYEDNFSTILARAKCTAPAAC from the coding sequence ATGGCCCCGAAGTTCAAGGCGCTCACCGCGGCGGTCGGCGCGCTGCTCGCACTGGCCGGGAGCGGTGTCGCGCACGCCGCACCGGCCGCGGTGACCGCCGACGCCACCGGCATGGAGGCGATCTTCAACAACCCGCCCGAGAACGGCGACCGCGACCACTCGATCGAAACGCGGCTGGTGCAGCTGGCCAACGGCACCCCGGCCGGCGCGGAGATCCACGTCTCGCTCTTCAGCTGGACGCGGCCGGCGCTCGCCGAGGCGCTCAAGGCGGCGCAGGCCCGCGGCGTCAAGGTGCGGATCGCCCTCGACGGCGCCGCGGACGACGACCCGGCCAACACCGCGATGCCGATCCTCAAATCCGCCGGGCTCACCCAGCTGGTGTTCTGCGGCACCGGCGGCGACAACACCGGCTGCATCGCCCACGACGGCAGCCCGCACTCGATCAACCACGACAAGCTGTGGATGTTCTCCGAGACCGAGGGCAAGAAGGACGTCGTCGTCATCGGCTCGTACAACCTGACCACCGTGCAGGGCAACCTGTTCAACAACGCCCTGCTCACCTACGGCGACGCGGACCTGTACGGCTTCTACCTCGGCCACATGCAGAAGATGCTGGCGCAGAGGAAGACCAACGACTACTTCGACACCGCCGGCTACCACAAGACGCTGACCACCATGGTCACCAGCTACCTTTCGCCGCGCGCCGACTCGAAGGGCGGCGACTCCGAGGAGTTCGCCACCGACACCTGGGCACAGCTGCTGAAGTACGTCACCAAGTACGAAGCCGGCTGCTCGCTCGACGTCGTGCAGGCCAACATCGCCGACTCGCGCACCCCGGTCGTCGACGAGCTGGTCCGGATCGGCAAGCTGGGCTGCAAGGTCCGGATCGTCTACGACGACATGGGCACCGCGGCGCTGGCCGCCCTCAAGGGCAAGGCGAACGTGACGCTCAAGCGGTTCAACACGACCGTCGGCGACCGCGAGATCTCCGTGCACTCGAAGTACATGCTCTACACGGGCAACTACAGCGAGAAGGCCGGCCGTCAGCTCGTCTTCACCGGCTCGCACAACATCTCCGGCGCGGCCCTGCGCGACAACGACGAGATCCTCGTCAAGGTGGAGAACGCCGGGATCAGCGCGGCCTACGAGGACAACTTCAGCACCATCCTGGCCCGCGCCAAGTGCACGGCCCCGGCTGCCTGCTGA
- a CDS encoding pyruvate dehydrogenase, translated as MATVAEQLVRTLRDAGVERIYGIVGDSLNPIVDAVRRTDGIEWVHVRHEETAAFAAAAEAQVTGKLAVCAGSCGPGNLHLVNGLFDAHRSGAPVLAIASHIPSNQIGTGFFQETHPDRLFAECSHFSEVVADPAQLPRLLRIATQAAVGKGGVAVLTIPGDLADRKATGPLTERLPLVTPSPAVPAPETVQELADLLNSGEKVMLFAGAGVRGAHEEVMALAEKLAAPVGHSLGGKEWIQYDNPFDVGMSGLLGYGACYDAMHEADRVVLLGTDFPYDNFLPQARTIQVDHDAARLGRRTPLDLAVHGDVRETLRALLPLLRPRTDRAFLDRMLREHVRKLEKVVGAYTTKIEHRRPIHPEYVASVLDEVAADDAVFTVDTGMGNVWAARYLTPNGRRRVLGSFRHGSMANALPHAIGAQLSQPGRQVVSLSGDGGLAMLMGDLLTLPAYDVPVKVVVFNNATLGMVKLEMLVDGLPDFGTDHAPVNFAAIAAACGIFAERVEDPADVRGALEKAFAHPGPAVVEVVTDPNALSIPPRITGEMVRGFALGATKTVLNGGVGKMVDLARANLRNTPRP; from the coding sequence ATGGCAACCGTGGCTGAACAACTGGTCAGGACCCTGCGCGACGCCGGGGTCGAGCGCATCTACGGCATCGTCGGGGACAGCCTGAACCCGATCGTCGACGCGGTCCGCCGCACCGACGGCATCGAGTGGGTGCACGTCCGCCACGAGGAGACCGCGGCCTTCGCCGCCGCGGCCGAAGCGCAGGTCACCGGCAAGCTCGCCGTCTGCGCGGGCAGCTGCGGCCCCGGCAACCTGCACCTGGTCAACGGCCTCTTCGACGCCCACCGCTCCGGCGCGCCGGTGCTGGCGATCGCGTCGCACATCCCGTCGAACCAGATCGGCACCGGGTTCTTCCAGGAGACCCACCCGGACCGGCTGTTCGCCGAGTGCAGCCACTTCAGCGAGGTCGTGGCCGACCCGGCCCAGCTGCCGCGGCTGCTCCGGATCGCGACGCAGGCCGCCGTCGGCAAGGGCGGCGTCGCGGTGCTGACCATCCCGGGCGACCTGGCCGACCGGAAGGCGACCGGTCCGCTGACCGAGCGGCTCCCGCTGGTGACGCCGTCGCCCGCGGTGCCGGCTCCGGAGACCGTTCAGGAGCTCGCGGACCTGCTGAACTCCGGTGAGAAGGTGATGCTGTTCGCCGGCGCCGGTGTCCGCGGCGCGCACGAGGAAGTCATGGCGCTGGCGGAGAAGCTCGCCGCGCCGGTCGGGCACTCGCTCGGCGGCAAGGAGTGGATCCAGTACGACAACCCGTTCGACGTCGGCATGAGCGGGCTGCTCGGCTACGGCGCCTGCTACGACGCGATGCACGAAGCCGATCGGGTCGTGCTGCTGGGCACGGACTTCCCGTACGACAACTTCCTCCCGCAAGCCCGCACGATCCAGGTCGACCACGACGCTGCACGCCTCGGCCGCCGCACCCCGCTGGACCTGGCGGTGCACGGCGACGTGCGCGAGACGCTGCGGGCGCTGCTCCCGCTGCTGCGGCCCCGGACCGACCGCGCGTTCCTCGACCGGATGCTGCGCGAGCACGTGCGGAAGCTGGAGAAGGTCGTCGGCGCGTACACGACGAAGATCGAGCACCGCCGCCCGATCCACCCGGAGTACGTCGCTTCGGTGCTCGACGAGGTCGCCGCGGACGACGCGGTGTTCACCGTCGACACCGGCATGGGCAACGTCTGGGCCGCCCGCTACCTGACGCCGAACGGCCGCCGCCGCGTGCTCGGGTCGTTCCGGCACGGCAGCATGGCGAACGCGCTGCCGCACGCGATCGGCGCGCAGCTGTCCCAGCCGGGCCGCCAGGTGGTCTCGCTCTCGGGCGACGGCGGGCTCGCGATGCTGATGGGCGACCTGCTGACGCTGCCGGCGTACGACGTCCCGGTGAAGGTGGTGGTGTTCAACAACGCCACGCTGGGCATGGTGAAGCTGGAGATGCTGGTCGACGGCCTGCCGGACTTCGGCACCGACCACGCCCCGGTGAACTTCGCGGCGATCGCGGCGGCGTGCGGGATCTTCGCCGAGCGCGTCGAGGACCCGGCCGACGTGCGCGGCGCGCTGGAGAAGGCGTTCGCCCACCCGGGGCCGGCGGTGGTCGAGGTGGTGACGGACCCGAACGCCCTGTCGATCCCGCCGCGCATCACCGGCGAAATGGTGCGCGGATTCGCGCTGGGGGCGACGAAGACGGTGCTCAACGGCGGGGTCGGCAAGATGGTCGACCTGGCGCGCGCCAACCTGCGCAACACCCCTCGGCCGTAG
- a CDS encoding MmcQ/YjbR family DNA-binding protein, producing the protein MVVRVQEFERVLKTLAEVQRSEARDYSSFSVRGKRFGYFWPRTRTVGLKQEISEQLALVSERPDVFEVQFTAGGFGWVVVHLDRIDADELAELLYEAWRLSAPEELVAEVPFTRIARA; encoded by the coding sequence GTGGTGGTGCGGGTCCAGGAGTTCGAGCGGGTCCTGAAGACGCTGGCGGAGGTCCAGCGTTCGGAAGCGCGTGACTACTCGTCGTTCAGCGTGCGCGGCAAGCGGTTCGGCTACTTCTGGCCGCGGACCCGGACCGTCGGGCTCAAGCAGGAGATTTCCGAGCAGCTGGCGCTGGTGTCGGAACGCCCGGACGTGTTCGAGGTGCAGTTCACCGCCGGCGGGTTCGGCTGGGTCGTCGTCCACCTCGACCGCATCGACGCCGACGAACTCGCCGAGCTCCTCTACGAGGCCTGGCGCCTGTCCGCCCCCGAGGAGCTCGTCGCCGAAGTGCCCTTCACCAGGATCGCCCGCGCGTAG
- a CDS encoding HNH endonuclease family protein → MPRTRALVLLAVLAGASLTGCKIPDGLASGAGTQAPETAAAPPIAPAEAKNELAALKIAVRGTMDGYSRDEFPHWDKVDANCDVREQVLKRDGKDVKTDAQCAAKSGTWVSPYDGETWHKASDLDIDHVVPLGQAWISGAKSWTRERREQFANDLVRPQLKAVTDNLNEQKSDKAPDAWKPPLVSYWCTYATDWIVVKRNYGLTITVPEKTALQTMLDRC, encoded by the coding sequence ATGCCGCGCACCCGAGCGCTTGTCCTTCTCGCCGTCCTCGCCGGCGCTTCCCTCACCGGCTGCAAGATCCCCGACGGGCTCGCTTCCGGGGCCGGCACCCAGGCACCCGAGACGGCCGCCGCCCCGCCGATCGCGCCGGCCGAGGCGAAGAACGAGCTCGCGGCGCTGAAGATCGCCGTGCGCGGCACCATGGACGGCTACAGCCGCGACGAGTTCCCGCACTGGGACAAGGTCGACGCCAACTGCGACGTCCGCGAGCAGGTCCTCAAGCGCGACGGCAAGGACGTCAAGACCGACGCGCAGTGCGCCGCGAAGTCCGGCACCTGGGTCAGCCCCTACGACGGCGAGACCTGGCACAAGGCGTCCGACCTGGACATCGACCACGTGGTGCCGCTCGGGCAGGCCTGGATCAGCGGCGCGAAGAGCTGGACGCGGGAACGGCGCGAGCAGTTCGCGAACGACCTCGTCCGCCCGCAGCTGAAGGCCGTCACCGACAACCTCAACGAGCAGAAGAGCGACAAGGCCCCGGACGCCTGGAAGCCGCCGCTCGTCTCCTACTGGTGCACCTACGCCACCGACTGGATCGTCGTGAAGCGCAACTACGGCCTGACGATCACCGTCCCGGAGAAGACGGCCCTGCAGACCATGCTGGACCGCTGCTAG
- a CDS encoding GNAT family N-acetyltransferase has product MDGERLFCGTALAERIERADAQFVAACADATRLRLGGGPGFTRSLAGGVATFAEPDSPFTKVAGLGFAGLPGSAELDEVEAAFAELGAPVQVELSQLAEAGTGAFFTARGYRLESYENVLGRRLERGSFPGDVRACRDDELETWLSAVAEATAVPDGQGLPSHEDFPRELLVNALRDMAGVRRYLAERDGEFAGGASFRVTDGIAQFGGAATLPAHRRRGVQTALLQARLAAAAEAGCDLAVVTTQPGSKSQQNVQRQGFDLLYARAILVKGTSATSSSGADRRQAS; this is encoded by the coding sequence GTGGACGGGGAACGGCTCTTTTGCGGGACAGCTCTGGCCGAGCGCATCGAACGCGCGGACGCGCAGTTCGTCGCGGCGTGCGCCGACGCCACGCGGCTGCGGCTCGGGGGCGGTCCCGGCTTCACGCGGTCGCTCGCCGGGGGTGTCGCCACCTTCGCCGAGCCGGACTCGCCGTTCACCAAGGTCGCCGGGCTGGGGTTCGCCGGGCTGCCGGGTTCCGCGGAGCTCGACGAGGTGGAAGCGGCGTTCGCCGAGCTGGGCGCGCCGGTGCAGGTGGAGCTTTCGCAGCTCGCCGAGGCCGGCACGGGCGCGTTCTTCACCGCGCGCGGCTACCGGCTGGAGTCCTACGAGAACGTGCTCGGCCGCCGGCTCGAGCGTGGTTCGTTCCCCGGCGACGTGCGCGCCTGCCGGGACGACGAGCTGGAGACCTGGCTGTCCGCGGTGGCCGAAGCGACCGCGGTGCCCGACGGGCAAGGGCTGCCGTCGCACGAGGACTTCCCCCGCGAGCTGCTGGTGAACGCGTTGCGGGACATGGCAGGCGTCCGGCGGTACCTCGCGGAGCGGGACGGCGAGTTCGCCGGCGGGGCGAGCTTCCGCGTCACCGACGGGATCGCGCAGTTCGGCGGCGCGGCGACCCTGCCGGCGCACCGGCGCCGCGGCGTACAGACGGCGTTGCTGCAAGCCCGGCTCGCGGCGGCCGCCGAGGCCGGGTGCGATCTCGCCGTCGTCACGACGCAGCCGGGTTCGAAGTCGCAGCAGAACGTGCAGCGGCAGGGGTTCGACCTGCTCTACGCGCGGGCGATCCTGGTGAAGGGCACTTCGGCGACGAGCTCCTCGGGGGCGGACAGGCGCCAGGCCTCGTAG
- a CDS encoding BTAD domain-containing putative transcriptional regulator, with protein sequence MEFRVLGAVEATADGAPVDLGSRKQRLVLAVLLLETPRPVTVEHLVDLLWPDDPPASARNTVQALVSRLRAVFRTHGGPELASESHGYVLRADPDTIDAHRFTALTRRARAAGDEAAVELFDEALGLWRGEPLAGAASADVAGVLLAGLHEARWSALEDRIDAQLRLGRGRDLLAELTKLVAAHPLRQRFVGQLMLALYREGRTDAALAAFRALRARLVTELGLDPSPELSRLEAAILAADPALDPAPEPPPEPVRPAQLPHDVRGFTGRAAELARLDAPAEPGAGADIRVVTGTAGVGKTALAVRWAHRVRDRFPDGQLYLDLRGFDPDHEPLTPAVAAAQLLRALGTDPRAIPPEPDARTALWRSLLADRRVLVLLDNARDSAQVTPLLPPSGTVLVTSRQRLGDLIARTGALAVPLSVLPAEDSRQLLETVLGPPAVAAEPAAAAELARLCGHLPLALRLAAANLGAGEVSGIAELARELAGGDPLAGLSVDGAEESAVTTAFSVSYRALPAEHRLLFRRLALVPGQTFTAPVAARLAAVADGRGGQQLKALAAANLVERHLPGRYRFHDLLRSYAGGRVAADDTPADADAARRRLFDHYLATADAAGRLLIPHFLRLPRPEPEPAFEGTEDALAWLDTEWPNLAAAVEHAAAHGPREHAWHLADALRAFFHHRGHHTEWIDTATTALTAAQAEGDRQAQAAMRLSIALAGVNSGRYAEARAHLTTVLTDGLAAEWPAGRAAALNNLSAVLQRLGNAREAIECGLEALRLCEETAMPGITMALANLGFACGQVGDFEAALGHFGRALEIAERDGARFSVAVLLVDLGHVHRDLGNAVAAGLYERALTANRELGYQYGEAAALSGRAVMEARAGDATRALADAAEAVELTRRIGDRGTEASALASLGETCLRLDRPADAVEHLTAALEIARETSFTWCEAAALTGLAEAALAVGDAEAARTHGEAAVKLAAQAGYRPLETRAAAVLAEAA encoded by the coding sequence GTGGAGTTCCGCGTCCTCGGCGCCGTCGAGGCGACGGCGGACGGCGCCCCGGTCGACCTCGGTTCCCGCAAGCAGCGCCTGGTCCTCGCCGTCCTGCTGCTCGAGACGCCCCGCCCGGTCACCGTCGAACACCTCGTGGACCTGCTGTGGCCCGACGATCCCCCGGCCAGCGCGCGCAACACCGTCCAGGCGCTGGTTTCGCGGCTGCGGGCGGTGTTCCGCACGCACGGCGGCCCCGAACTGGCTTCCGAAAGCCATGGTTACGTGCTGCGCGCCGACCCGGACACCATCGACGCCCACCGCTTCACCGCCCTCACCCGCCGGGCCCGCGCGGCCGGTGACGAGGCCGCCGTCGAGCTGTTCGACGAGGCACTCGGGCTCTGGCGGGGCGAGCCGCTCGCCGGGGCCGCGTCCGCCGACGTCGCCGGTGTCCTGCTCGCCGGGCTGCACGAAGCCCGGTGGAGCGCGCTGGAAGACCGGATCGACGCGCAGCTGCGGCTCGGCCGGGGCCGTGACCTGCTGGCCGAGCTGACGAAGCTGGTCGCCGCGCACCCGCTGCGGCAGCGGTTCGTCGGCCAGCTCATGCTCGCCCTGTACCGCGAAGGCCGCACCGACGCCGCTCTCGCCGCCTTCCGCGCCCTGCGCGCCCGGCTCGTCACCGAGCTCGGGCTCGACCCTTCGCCGGAGCTGAGCCGGCTGGAGGCGGCGATCCTCGCGGCCGACCCGGCGCTCGACCCCGCGCCGGAGCCACCACCCGAGCCGGTCCGCCCGGCGCAGCTGCCGCACGACGTCCGCGGCTTCACCGGCCGAGCCGCCGAGCTGGCCCGGCTCGACGCACCGGCGGAGCCCGGTGCCGGTGCCGACATCCGGGTGGTCACCGGCACCGCGGGCGTCGGCAAGACCGCGCTCGCCGTCCGCTGGGCCCACCGGGTCCGCGACCGGTTCCCCGACGGCCAGCTCTATCTCGACCTGCGCGGGTTCGACCCGGACCACGAGCCGCTCACCCCGGCCGTCGCCGCCGCGCAGCTGCTGCGGGCGCTGGGGACCGACCCGCGCGCGATCCCGCCGGAGCCGGACGCCCGCACGGCGCTGTGGCGCTCGCTGCTGGCCGACCGGCGGGTGCTCGTCCTGCTCGACAACGCCCGCGACAGCGCCCAGGTGACGCCGCTGCTGCCGCCGTCGGGCACCGTGCTGGTCACCAGCCGCCAGCGGCTCGGCGACCTCATCGCCCGCACCGGCGCGCTCGCGGTGCCGCTGTCCGTGCTGCCTGCCGAGGACTCCCGGCAGCTGCTGGAAACCGTGCTCGGGCCGCCCGCGGTCGCCGCCGAGCCGGCCGCGGCGGCGGAGCTGGCCCGGTTGTGCGGGCACCTGCCGCTGGCCCTGCGGCTGGCGGCGGCGAACCTCGGCGCCGGCGAGGTGTCCGGGATCGCCGAGCTGGCGCGCGAGCTCGCCGGCGGCGACCCGCTGGCCGGGCTGAGCGTCGACGGCGCCGAAGAAAGCGCCGTCACCACGGCGTTCTCCGTTTCGTACCGGGCACTGCCCGCCGAGCACCGCCTGCTGTTCCGGCGGCTCGCGCTGGTGCCGGGCCAGACGTTCACCGCGCCGGTGGCCGCGCGGCTCGCCGCGGTCGCCGACGGACGCGGCGGCCAGCAGCTCAAGGCCCTCGCCGCGGCCAACCTCGTCGAACGGCACCTGCCGGGCCGCTACCGCTTCCACGACCTGCTGCGCAGCTACGCGGGCGGGCGGGTCGCGGCCGACGACACCCCCGCCGACGCGGACGCGGCGCGGCGGCGGCTGTTCGACCACTACCTGGCCACCGCCGACGCGGCAGGCCGGCTGCTGATCCCGCACTTCCTCCGGCTCCCCCGGCCCGAGCCGGAGCCGGCGTTCGAGGGCACCGAAGACGCGCTGGCCTGGCTGGACACGGAGTGGCCGAACCTCGCCGCCGCCGTCGAGCACGCGGCGGCGCACGGCCCGCGCGAACACGCCTGGCACCTGGCCGACGCGCTCCGGGCGTTCTTCCACCACCGCGGTCACCACACCGAGTGGATCGACACGGCCACGACCGCGCTGACGGCCGCCCAGGCCGAAGGCGACCGGCAGGCGCAGGCGGCGATGCGGCTGTCCATCGCGCTGGCCGGCGTCAACAGCGGCCGCTACGCCGAAGCACGGGCCCACCTGACGACGGTCCTCACCGACGGGCTGGCGGCGGAGTGGCCGGCCGGGCGCGCCGCGGCGCTCAACAACCTCAGCGCCGTGCTCCAGCGCCTCGGCAACGCGCGCGAAGCGATCGAGTGCGGCCTGGAAGCGTTGCGGCTGTGCGAAGAAACGGCCATGCCGGGGATCACGATGGCCCTGGCCAACCTCGGGTTCGCGTGCGGCCAGGTCGGTGACTTCGAAGCCGCGCTGGGGCACTTCGGCCGGGCGCTGGAGATCGCCGAACGCGACGGCGCGCGGTTCAGCGTGGCCGTGCTGCTGGTCGACCTCGGGCACGTCCACCGCGATCTCGGGAACGCCGTCGCGGCCGGGCTCTACGAGCGGGCGCTGACCGCGAACCGGGAACTCGGCTACCAGTACGGCGAAGCGGCGGCGCTGTCCGGCCGCGCGGTCATGGAGGCCAGGGCGGGCGACGCCACCCGGGCCCTCGCCGACGCGGCCGAAGCGGTGGAACTGACCCGCCGCATCGGCGACCGCGGCACCGAAGCGTCCGCGCTGGCCTCGCTGGGCGAAACCTGCCTCCGGCTGGACCGCCCGGCGGACGCGGTCGAGCACCTGACGGCGGCGCTGGAGATCGCCCGGGAAACGAGCTTCACGTGGTGCGAAGCCGCGGCGCTGACCGGTCTCGCCGAGGCGGCGCTCGCCGTGGGTGACGCCGAAGCGGCGCGCACCCACGGCGAAGCCGCGGTCAAACTGGCCGCCCAGGCCGGCTACCGGCCGCTGGAAACCCGGGCGGCAGCCGTGCTGGCGGAAGCGGCCTAG
- a CDS encoding putative Ig domain-containing protein — protein MLPAVLGVAIGLLGTVAVATPAQAAAVCGDQLVANGGFESGTAPWTQTSGVISAATTAEPAHGGTMDAWLDGYGSTHTDTLSQSLTLPAGCASATLSWWTHIDTKETSTGTAYDKLVVQAGSDTLASYSNLDKNTGYAQRTVDVSRYLGQTVTLKITGTEDSSLATNFLLDDFALTTTGTSNPQSPVVTSPGAQTGAVGQAASLQIQASDPQGDALTYSATGLPAGLAIGASTGKITGTPTTAGTSSVTVTAKDPAGNSGSATFTWTITAAPADSTRTPINPAYTVNLTSNTAGDTWTGHQSVSFTNGSATALPEVYLRLWDNYHGSCPSTPITVTNVTGGTPSALSVNCTALKITLPTPLAQGQSASIGFDLSIVVPSGADRFGHDGAFNMIGNALPVLAVRDGAGWHLDPYTNNGESFYTVISDFDVTLVHPTSLLTPATGTSTETTSGSTTTTHAVASKVRDFAWAAGPFAKITTTSGKGVRVNVYSVSGISTSSANQMLTLAADAIDVHSGRFGDYPYGEVDVVLDNNFWFGGMEYPGFVLDLVSTTALPHELAHQWFYGIVGDDEYNSPWLDESFTDYATDLYRGITGSGCGITWQSSAEKLTNSMAYWDAHSSRYSTVVYNYGKCTLHDLRRLIGDTAMANLLKSYAQSHWYGVSTTAEFKAAAQAAAGSTDLTSFWASHRVEG, from the coding sequence GTGCTTCCTGCCGTGCTCGGCGTGGCCATCGGCCTGCTGGGCACCGTCGCCGTCGCCACGCCGGCCCAGGCCGCCGCGGTCTGCGGTGACCAGCTCGTCGCCAACGGCGGGTTCGAGAGCGGCACCGCGCCGTGGACCCAGACCAGCGGCGTCATCTCCGCGGCCACCACGGCCGAACCCGCGCACGGCGGGACGATGGACGCGTGGCTGGACGGTTACGGCAGCACCCACACCGACACCCTGTCGCAGTCGCTGACGCTGCCCGCCGGCTGCGCGTCGGCGACGCTCTCGTGGTGGACGCACATCGACACGAAGGAGACCTCGACCGGCACCGCCTACGACAAGCTGGTGGTGCAGGCCGGTTCCGACACCTTGGCCAGCTACTCGAACCTCGACAAGAACACCGGGTACGCCCAGCGCACGGTGGACGTCTCGCGCTACCTCGGCCAGACGGTCACGCTGAAGATCACCGGCACCGAGGACTCCAGCCTGGCCACCAACTTCCTCCTCGACGACTTCGCGCTGACCACCACCGGGACGAGCAACCCGCAGTCGCCGGTCGTCACCTCGCCGGGCGCCCAGACCGGTGCCGTCGGCCAGGCCGCTTCGCTGCAGATCCAGGCGAGCGACCCGCAGGGTGACGCGCTCACCTACAGTGCCACCGGACTGCCCGCGGGCCTGGCGATCGGCGCGAGCACCGGCAAGATCACCGGCACGCCGACCACCGCGGGCACGTCCTCGGTGACCGTGACGGCGAAGGACCCGGCCGGCAACAGCGGCAGCGCCACCTTCACCTGGACGATCACCGCGGCGCCGGCGGACTCCACGCGGACGCCGATCAACCCGGCCTACACGGTGAACCTGACGTCGAACACCGCGGGCGACACCTGGACCGGGCACCAGAGCGTCAGCTTCACCAACGGCTCGGCGACCGCGCTGCCCGAGGTGTACCTGCGGCTGTGGGACAACTACCACGGCAGCTGCCCGAGCACGCCGATCACCGTCACGAACGTCACCGGTGGCACGCCGTCCGCGCTCAGCGTGAACTGCACCGCGTTGAAGATCACGCTGCCCACGCCGCTGGCGCAGGGCCAATCGGCGAGCATCGGGTTCGACCTGAGCATCGTCGTGCCGAGCGGCGCCGACCGGTTCGGCCACGACGGCGCGTTCAACATGATCGGCAACGCGCTGCCGGTGCTCGCCGTCCGCGACGGCGCGGGCTGGCACCTGGACCCGTACACGAACAACGGCGAGTCGTTCTACACGGTGATCAGCGACTTCGACGTCACCCTGGTGCACCCGACGTCCCTGCTGACCCCGGCCACCGGGACGTCGACCGAGACGACCAGCGGCAGCACGACCACCACGCACGCGGTGGCTTCGAAGGTGCGCGACTTCGCCTGGGCCGCCGGGCCGTTCGCGAAGATCACCACGACCTCCGGCAAGGGCGTGCGGGTCAACGTCTACTCCGTCAGCGGGATCTCGACCAGCAGCGCCAACCAGATGCTCACGCTGGCCGCCGACGCGATCGACGTCCACTCGGGCCGCTTCGGCGACTACCCGTACGGCGAGGTCGACGTGGTGCTGGACAACAACTTCTGGTTCGGCGGCATGGAATACCCGGGCTTCGTGCTGGACCTCGTGTCCACCACGGCGCTCCCCCACGAGCTGGCGCACCAGTGGTTCTACGGGATCGTCGGTGACGACGAGTACAACTCGCCGTGGCTGGACGAGAGCTTCACCGACTACGCCACCGACCTCTACCGCGGGATCACCGGCAGCGGCTGCGGCATCACGTGGCAGTCGAGCGCGGAGAAGCTGACCAACTCGATGGCCTACTGGGACGCGCACTCGTCCCGGTACTCCACGGTGGTCTACAACTACGGCAAGTGCACCCTGCACGACCTGCGGCGGCTGATCGGCGACACGGCGATGGCGAACCTGCTGAAGTCGTACGCGCAGTCGCACTGGTACGGCGTGTCGACCACGGCGGAGTTCAAGGCCGCGGCGCAGGCGGCGGCCGGTTCGACCGACCTGACGTCGTTCTGGGCTTCGCACCGCGTGGAGGGCTGA
- a CDS encoding fructosamine kinase family protein yields the protein MTESGDGREVFVKQGHAPGATAAEVAGLRWLAAAGTVPIPAVRSHDRDRLVIDRVPDGRPSAPAAERFGRGLAGLHAAGAPAFGAPPPDGPAEAFIGRAPMANNPADDWASWYASDRVLPYVRLAVDAGTFGPAEAAVFERACARIPASPEPPARLHGDLWNGNVLWDGREAWLIDPAAHGGHRETDLAMLHLFGCPHLDRVLAAYDEAAPLAGGWRDRIGLHQLFPLLVHTVLFGQSYADQALAAARSF from the coding sequence ATGACCGAGTCCGGAGACGGCCGCGAGGTGTTCGTGAAGCAGGGGCACGCGCCCGGCGCGACCGCCGCCGAAGTGGCCGGCCTGCGCTGGCTGGCCGCGGCCGGCACCGTGCCGATTCCCGCTGTCCGCAGCCACGACCGGGACCGGCTGGTCATCGACCGCGTCCCGGACGGCCGCCCGTCGGCGCCGGCCGCGGAGCGCTTCGGCCGCGGGCTGGCCGGGTTGCACGCCGCGGGCGCCCCGGCGTTCGGCGCGCCGCCGCCGGACGGACCCGCGGAGGCGTTCATCGGCCGGGCCCCGATGGCGAACAACCCGGCGGACGACTGGGCGTCCTGGTACGCGTCGGACCGCGTGCTGCCCTACGTCCGGCTGGCGGTGGACGCGGGCACGTTCGGCCCGGCCGAGGCCGCGGTGTTCGAGCGGGCCTGCGCCCGGATCCCGGCCTCGCCCGAACCGCCCGCGCGGCTGCACGGCGACCTGTGGAACGGCAACGTGCTGTGGGACGGGCGCGAGGCGTGGCTGATCGACCCGGCCGCCCACGGCGGGCACCGCGAGACGGACCTGGCGATGCTGCACCTGTTCGGCTGCCCGCACCTCGACCGCGTCCTCGCCGCCTACGACGAGGCAGCGCCGCTGGCCGGAGGTTGGCGCGACCGGATCGGGCTGCACCAGCTGTTCCCGCTGCTGGTGCACACCGTCCTGTTCGGACAGTCCTACGCGGACCAGGCGCTGGCCGCGGCACGTTCGTTCTAG